Proteins encoded in a region of the Saccharothrix ecbatanensis genome:
- a CDS encoding NmrA family NAD(P)-binding protein, with product MSAPSVLVLGATGRTGGALVDQLVDAHREGEVTLIAAVRRPEAAAAFTERGIETRHVDLDSAERHGLAPIVAALRDVRRVFLASGYDVRMLSQAKAAIDAARLAGVDHLVHLGVHAEPDTTVVHYGWHQLVEAHLARSGLGHTNLHPTAFMQNLLMPVMSDPESAVLTHYIGDAPTSWVDADDIAAVAATILRSPEEHDGRSYGLGTEVATIKGVAAILTELTGRTWRHAAREPGEFLAAVTAAGADPVYMDCVRNVFERIRDGSLPEAAATFDTVERITKRPATSLRTFLDRHREHFTA from the coding sequence ATGTCGGCACCCAGCGTGCTCGTGCTCGGCGCAACAGGCAGGACCGGCGGCGCCTTAGTCGACCAACTGGTCGACGCCCACCGTGAAGGCGAAGTGACACTGATCGCCGCAGTCCGCCGCCCCGAGGCCGCCGCGGCCTTCACGGAACGCGGCATCGAGACACGCCACGTCGACCTGGACTCCGCCGAGCGGCACGGGCTGGCCCCGATCGTCGCGGCACTGCGGGACGTGCGGCGGGTGTTCCTCGCCTCCGGCTACGACGTGCGGATGCTCAGCCAGGCCAAGGCCGCGATCGACGCCGCCCGGCTCGCGGGCGTCGACCACCTTGTCCACCTCGGGGTCCACGCCGAACCGGACACCACGGTCGTCCACTACGGCTGGCACCAGCTGGTTGAGGCTCACCTGGCGCGATCCGGGCTCGGGCACACCAATCTCCACCCGACCGCGTTCATGCAGAACCTGCTGATGCCGGTGATGAGCGACCCGGAGTCGGCCGTGCTGACCCACTACATCGGCGACGCACCGACAAGCTGGGTGGACGCGGACGACATCGCGGCGGTCGCGGCGACCATCCTGCGATCACCGGAAGAGCACGACGGCCGGAGCTACGGTCTCGGCACCGAGGTCGCCACCATCAAAGGTGTCGCGGCCATCCTCACGGAGCTGACCGGGCGGACATGGCGGCACGCGGCGAGGGAACCGGGGGAGTTCCTGGCGGCGGTGACGGCGGCGGGCGCGGACCCGGTCTACATGGACTGCGTGCGCAACGTCTTCGAACGGATCAGGGACGGATCACTGCCGGAGGCGGCGGCCACGTTCGACACGGTCGAGCGGATCACGAAGAGGCCGGCCACGTCGCTGCGCACGTTCCTCGACCGTCACCGCGAGCACTTCACAGCATGA
- a CDS encoding TetR/AcrR family transcriptional regulator has protein sequence MARQREPGTRDRILDTAARLFTEHGVRAVGMQRIVDECGCGKNLLYREFPGKDALVVAHLARIRSLWMDQVEQATAPLVDDPAAQLVAITRLAAGQVGEVDYRGCAFRNCFTEFPDHEVGRFAADHLADVRAHIGELTRQTGLPNPELLAERIWLVIEGMYATAAHPGGERAGEVGVALVAELTGTTPTTNRSQHPA, from the coding sequence ATGGCGCGTCAGCGGGAACCGGGCACTCGGGACCGCATCTTGGACACGGCGGCCCGGCTCTTCACCGAGCACGGGGTGCGTGCGGTGGGGATGCAGCGGATCGTCGACGAGTGCGGCTGCGGGAAGAACCTGCTGTACCGGGAGTTCCCCGGCAAGGACGCCTTGGTCGTCGCCCACCTCGCAAGGATTCGTTCGCTCTGGATGGACCAGGTCGAACAGGCGACCGCGCCGCTCGTCGATGACCCGGCGGCGCAGTTGGTGGCGATCACGCGGTTGGCCGCGGGCCAGGTCGGCGAGGTCGACTACCGGGGTTGCGCGTTCCGCAACTGCTTCACCGAGTTCCCGGACCACGAGGTGGGCCGGTTCGCCGCCGACCACTTGGCGGACGTGCGGGCGCACATCGGTGAGCTGACCCGGCAGACCGGCCTCCCGAACCCCGAACTGCTGGCTGAGCGGATCTGGCTCGTCATCGAAGGCATGTACGCGACGGCAGCGCATCCGGGTGGAGAGCGGGCGGGCGAGGTAGGTGTCGCACTGGTCGCCGAACTGACCGGCACCACCCCAACCACCAACCGCTCACAGCACCCGGCCTAA
- a CDS encoding cellulose binding domain-containing protein: MSARMIAAIGAAAVSVAALVVAPMAFAADVVTAQYRTSASGATTDQVEPWFKLVNTGGTTVPLTELKVRYYFKSDTPDVGYRFACSWAVRGCANVTGAFGTLTGGAADRYLEVGFTSGAGSLGPGADTGDLQLRFYRSNWGPITQSDDYSFRAASTYSAWSRVTVHRAGTLLWGTPPGGTGPTTTTTSSTPPNPNGPALFDDFNYASSVDSRISQRGWTVRSGGGGPGVPGAVWDPAMVTFPTVDGQKSMRLESSNNGSSARQTELYHQRKFFEGTYAARVKFSDAPVYGPDGDHVVQTFFTITPLNSNMDPNYGEIDFEYLPNGGWGEPANIMYETTWETYQNEPWIADNIHTEQRQSYAGWHDLVIQVSGGRVKYFIDGAQVADHGDKYYPETPMSLNFNLWFISGGLVGTPGDRAYQQHVDYVYFAKDQVLSPAQVQSRVNGYRTSGVDHVDTVPAS; the protein is encoded by the coding sequence GTGTCCGCACGCATGATCGCGGCGATCGGAGCCGCAGCGGTGTCCGTCGCCGCGCTGGTGGTCGCGCCGATGGCGTTCGCCGCCGACGTGGTCACCGCCCAGTACCGGACCAGCGCGTCCGGTGCGACGACCGACCAGGTCGAACCGTGGTTCAAGCTGGTCAACACCGGCGGCACGACCGTGCCGCTGACCGAGTTGAAGGTCCGCTACTACTTCAAGAGCGACACGCCCGACGTCGGCTACCGCTTCGCGTGCTCGTGGGCGGTGCGCGGCTGCGCCAACGTGACCGGCGCTTTCGGCACGCTGACCGGCGGCGCGGCCGACCGGTACCTGGAGGTCGGGTTCACCTCGGGCGCGGGCTCGCTCGGGCCCGGCGCCGACACCGGTGACCTGCAACTGCGGTTCTACCGGTCGAACTGGGGGCCGATCACCCAGTCCGACGACTACTCGTTCCGCGCGGCGAGCACCTACTCCGCGTGGTCACGGGTGACCGTGCACCGGGCGGGAACCCTGCTGTGGGGCACGCCGCCCGGTGGCACCGGCCCGACCACCACGACCACGTCCTCGACTCCGCCGAACCCGAACGGCCCGGCGTTGTTCGACGACTTCAACTACGCGAGCTCCGTGGACTCGCGGATTTCCCAGCGCGGGTGGACGGTCCGCTCGGGCGGTGGCGGTCCGGGCGTGCCGGGAGCGGTGTGGGATCCGGCGATGGTGACGTTCCCGACCGTGGACGGCCAGAAGTCGATGCGGCTGGAGTCGTCCAACAACGGGTCGTCCGCGCGGCAGACCGAGCTGTACCACCAGCGGAAGTTCTTCGAGGGCACGTACGCGGCGCGGGTGAAGTTCTCCGACGCGCCGGTCTACGGTCCCGACGGCGACCACGTGGTGCAGACGTTCTTCACCATCACGCCGCTCAACAGCAACATGGACCCGAACTACGGCGAGATCGACTTCGAGTACCTGCCCAACGGCGGGTGGGGCGAGCCCGCCAACATCATGTACGAGACGACCTGGGAGACCTACCAGAACGAGCCGTGGATCGCCGACAACATCCACACCGAGCAGCGGCAGAGCTACGCCGGGTGGCACGACCTGGTGATCCAGGTGTCCGGTGGCCGGGTGAAGTACTTCATCGACGGCGCGCAGGTGGCCGATCACGGTGACAAGTACTACCCGGAGACGCCGATGTCGCTGAACTTCAACCTGTGGTTCATCTCGGGCGGCCTGGTCGGCACACCCGGTGACCGCGCGTACCAGCAGCACGTGGACTACGTGTACTTCGCCAAGGACCAGGTGCTCAGCCCGGCCCAGGTGCAGTCGCGCGTGAACGGCTACCGCACCTCCGGCGTGGACCACGTCGACACGGTGCCTGCGTCGTAG
- a CDS encoding MFS transporter: MRQIAGGVRGGYAAGSFVTGAFATVPGLLLLPYLTDSLAVPAALAGLLVLAPKAWDVLFNPVAGRISDRAGVRRPFLLHGGLATSVLFALLFAGPFTGTGAAAYVALVFLACATAYAFFQVPYVAMAAEITEDYDERTRLMAWRMAFLALAILISGAGAPAVRDLVGYPGMGVAVAALMVVGTLATFVGTRRVPASRRVASAAGVGELLAVVRESRAFRLLLTVFVAQAVGLGTMLAGVDYFARLVLGEQGLQTVLFVGFVGPALLVMPLWQRVGRRYGKRVGLVAASALFAVAVAGLTASRVLPVTAVLALMAVIGVGYAGMQVFPLAMLPDVITAEEQRSGATRAGLFSGVWTAGETLGLALGPGVYGLVLALGGYTASTDGSAVQSSGAVTAALLGFTVIPAVLALAALPLLREETR; this comes from the coding sequence ATGCGGCAGATTGCGGGCGGGGTTCGGGGTGGGTATGCGGCGGGGTCCTTTGTCACCGGCGCGTTCGCCACGGTGCCCGGCCTGCTCCTGCTGCCCTACCTGACCGACAGCCTGGCCGTGCCCGCCGCCCTCGCCGGACTGCTGGTCCTCGCCCCGAAGGCATGGGACGTCCTGTTCAACCCGGTCGCCGGTCGGATCAGCGACCGGGCCGGTGTCCGGCGACCGTTCCTCCTGCACGGCGGGCTCGCCACCTCGGTCCTGTTCGCCCTGCTCTTCGCCGGGCCGTTCACCGGAACCGGCGCGGCGGCGTACGTGGCGTTGGTGTTCCTCGCTTGCGCGACCGCCTACGCGTTCTTCCAAGTGCCGTACGTGGCGATGGCCGCCGAGATCACCGAGGACTACGACGAGCGCACCCGGCTGATGGCGTGGCGGATGGCGTTCCTGGCGTTGGCCATCCTGATCAGCGGCGCGGGTGCGCCGGCGGTGCGGGATCTCGTCGGGTATCCGGGGATGGGCGTGGCGGTCGCGGCGCTGATGGTCGTCGGCACGCTGGCAACGTTCGTGGGCACGCGCCGGGTCCCGGCCTCACGTCGGGTGGCGTCGGCGGCCGGTGTCGGCGAGCTGTTGGCGGTGGTTCGCGAGTCGCGGGCGTTCCGGCTGCTGCTGACCGTGTTCGTGGCGCAAGCCGTGGGCCTTGGCACGATGTTGGCGGGCGTCGACTACTTCGCCCGACTGGTATTGGGCGAGCAAGGCTTGCAGACCGTGCTGTTCGTCGGGTTCGTCGGCCCCGCGCTGCTGGTCATGCCGCTGTGGCAACGGGTCGGCCGCCGATACGGCAAACGGGTCGGGTTGGTGGCCGCTTCGGCGCTCTTCGCGGTCGCGGTGGCCGGGTTGACCGCGTCACGGGTGCTGCCGGTGACGGCGGTGCTGGCGCTGATGGCGGTGATCGGCGTGGGTTACGCGGGCATGCAGGTGTTCCCGCTGGCCATGCTGCCGGACGTGATCACCGCCGAGGAACAGCGTTCCGGTGCGACACGGGCGGGTTTGTTCTCCGGCGTGTGGACGGCCGGCGAGACGTTGGGCCTGGCACTCGGTCCGGGCGTGTACGGGCTGGTCCTGGCGTTGGGCGGGTACACCGCGAGCACCGACGGCTCGGCCGTGCAGTCCTCCGGCGCGGTGACGGCCGCGCTGCTCGGTTTCACCGTCATCCCGGCCGTGCTGGCGTTGGCGGCCCTTCCCCTGCTGCGTGAGGAGACCCGGTGA